Below is a genomic region from Caulobacter rhizosphaerae.
AAGGCCGCCCCGTGCAGACGCGGCCCGCCCAGCTTCGCCAGCGCCTGGCTCAAGACCTCGATCAGCTCGTCCAGGGAGCTGGCCGGCATGGCCTCGACCGTCGCCGGCGGCTCGCCGGCCTCGACCACCGCGAAACGCGCATACGCCCCATCCGCATCGACCAACAGGAACTTATCGGACACGAACACCTCACTGGCCGCCGGGGGTCTTGCGCCCTAAGAAACGCGCGTTTTCCCCAATGAGGCAAGGCCGTTCGCTCGCAGGCGCCGCCATGGGCGACGCGCGTAGCGTCGGACCGTCAGGTTGAGCGGCAGGCCCAGTCCTGGGCAAGAAGCGGCTTGTCCCTGGCGGCGGAATGGGGTGTCCTTCGGTCCCGAGCCTTCGCGCGGAGCGGCGATGACCTTTCAAAAGCGGCTTTGGGACCTGGTCGTCCTGGCGATCGCGGTCTTCGCCGCCGCCTTCGCCACTGCCCCCTGGTTCGCCTTTCGCGCCCTCAAGGCCGCCGCCCAGTACGAGGACGTGCAGGCGATCGGCGAGCTGGTGGACTTCCCCGCGGTGCGCAGGAGCCTGACGGCCGAGCTGGACGAGACCCCGGCCGCCGCCCCGGCCGAGCCGCCGTCGCTCTGGCGCGATCCCTTGCGCGTCTTCAAGCGCGCCATCGAACCGATCGCTCCGCCCGAGCCCAGGGTCGACCGCTACCTGACCGTTCCCGGCCTGGCGGCCCTGACCCGCGGCTACCCGCCCGGCGGGGCCCCGCCCGATCCCGCCAAGCCGGCCGCCGCCCTCGACCAGCTCAAGGCCGCCGTGGCCGGCCCGCATCCCGCCATCGCCTACTGGGATCCCAATCGGGTGCGAATCTCGGTCAAGCGGCCGGGCCAGCCGGCCAAGACCACGATCTTCACCTTCCGGCGCGACAAGCTGTTCACCTGGCGGCTGGTGCACATTCGCCTGCCGGTGGACGAACGCTAGGCGCGTCGGGTCCGGATCTGGAAAACGGCCGAACTTTGACCGCCGCCCGCGACCGATGCTATCGACGGTCGGCCCCTTCGGGCGGAGACCGCCACGCTTGCGCCCTATGCCGGTGACCCTGTGATCGACCTGTTGCTCGATGTGCCGCAGCGGGTGGTGCCGTTCTTCCTGCTGGTGGCGGGC
It encodes:
- a CDS encoding DUF2939 domain-containing protein; amino-acid sequence: MTFQKRLWDLVVLAIAVFAAAFATAPWFAFRALKAAAQYEDVQAIGELVDFPAVRRSLTAELDETPAAAPAEPPSLWRDPLRVFKRAIEPIAPPEPRVDRYLTVPGLAALTRGYPPGGAPPDPAKPAAALDQLKAAVAGPHPAIAYWDPNRVRISVKRPGQPAKTTIFTFRRDKLFTWRLVHIRLPVDER